One region of Oryzias latipes chromosome 6, ASM223467v1 genomic DNA includes:
- the LOC101160729 gene encoding dual oxidase maturation factor 1, protein MTFYNDIYPFYPLQRISFIFSGRLLTIILVFLVLASTLLLILPGIRGKSRLFWMLRIITSLFIGGVIVVLNFTDNWAEARMTTNATYKSFSSAVINAEVGLHVGLYGINVTLKGNPVVQFNETINYNEMFSWHDLTEEEYEEALEKGLPNPILYIVEKFTLNSPCGLIFQYRYSGRFASATLWTAFCSWMLSNILFSMPVILYAGYMMIVTAGFIFFSMASFSTIMNVPQCVFSIGTDSVSTEYSHSFWLALATGVLCTIIGTVVVMLNFLMPERIKTAFSVCVDGCEDEDVFYREGYLNSVFLDGAHSPLPLTVKEDPL, encoded by the exons ATGACTTTCTACAACGACATTTACCCCTTCTACCCTCTACAAAGGATCTCCTTCATCTTCAGTGGTCGCTTACTCACCATTATTCTAGTCTTCTTGGTGCTAGCGTCCACTCTTCTCCTCATTCTTCCTGGAATACGGGGGAAGTCG AGACTTTTCTGGATGCTCAGGATAATCACCAGCCTGTTCATTGGTGGGGTAATAGTGG TGCTTAACTTCACTGACAACTGGGCTGAAGCCAGAATGACCACAAACGCCACCTACAAGTCTTTCAGCAGTGCAGTGATTAATGCTGAGGTCGGCCTGCATGTCGGTCTGTACGGCATTAATGTGACACTAAAAG GGAATCCTGTCGTGCAGTTCAATGAAACCATTAACTACAATGAGATGTTCAGCTGGCATGACCTAACTGAGGAAGAGTATGAAGAAGCTCTGGAGAAAGGTTTACCAAACCCCATCCTCTACATCGTTGAGAAGTTCACCCTCAACAGTCCGTGTGGTCTGATCTTTCAGTACAGATACTCAGGAAGATTTGCCTCTGCAACACTCTG GACTGCATTTTGCAGCTGGATGCTCTCCAACATCCTCTTCTCCATGCCAGTCATTTTGTACGCTGGTTACATGATGATAGTCACTGCAggcttcattttcttctccATGGCCTCCTTCTCCACCATCATGAATGTGCCTCAGTGTGTTTTCTCCATCGGAACGGACTCCGTTTCTACAGAATACAGCCATTCATTCTGGTTGGCGCTCGCTACAG GAGTTCTGTGCACCATCATTGGGACCGTTGTGGTGATGCTGAACTTTCTGATGCCAGAGAGGATAAAGACAGCTTTCAGTGTCTGTGTCGATGGTTGTGAGGATGAGGACGTTTTTTACAGGGAAGGATACCTTAACTCAGTTTTCCTTGATGGAGCGCATTCTCCTCTGCCTTTAACAGTTAAAGAA GATCCTTTATGA